cttgatgaaccaacctgcacacagcatattatttgagaacacagacatgctggatcagtctaacaaccaccatgtcagacgacaaaGAGAGGCCacagaaatccataagcatgtggacaatttcaacagaaaggaggaaatcatgaaaatgaacaaaatctggctaccagtatttaaaaaggtttaaaatcagaacagtaaataaagaacaacgctctcaaaacacaggaattccaaacatgaataaatcaggggcagctaacacctcagaacaagggatccccccccccaaggaattaaacttgcaaggccattaatgctaatcaaggtgattaatcacagCATTCACACAGGCCTCCAACAGACGAacgttttttctcccaccctggactttccacagatatataaacctcccttgcttagttttccaacacaacctctgaggatgcctgccatagatgtgggtgaaacatcaggagagaatgcttctggaacatggccatttagcctggaaaatgcacaacaatccaaCTAGCAACATTAGTTTTCAAAGTGGATTTCCAATATCTCTTTTGTCAGTTTCTCTATCAATTTAATTTTTCTTCTGCTTTATATACAGACAATTGTTTACCTCTGTTTGCTTTAACATTTGCAAATGAATATCCCAACAGTTTATGTCTCCAAACCTGTACATAAGAGTTTTTCCCTTTTTCCAGATAATACATTGATAACATGGTTTCTATTGGGTTGCTGTaaatttttcaggctgtatggccatgttccagtagcattttgcAAGTcgcttactgcctattacaggaaaaaccagctgattctgAATTTATCTAAAACAcaaatgtgtgcttttcatcttaagaacagacaagcattttgagctctgaggattaccggggaaggaaagaaacagaCACAAAGAAAATAGTTATCTGGGCAACACTGGGTATATCCGTGAATAGATCCCTGAAGAGGAAAAGAGTTAGTTTTGCTTCTCACATATTCTTTTCAGTCATAAATGTGCCTCTAGTGCCTGTCATCTGTTTGGTGGTGATGGGAGAATGATATTGATGCTAGCATGAGAGAATATTTCTTTTCTCTagcaaagaaaaagaattaaCATGTGCCTGCTTGTACCATTGGTGTCTTCCTCCAGATAGTCTAAACAGCCAGAATGGGAGGCATGTTGTTGGGGTATGATTTGTGGCAGTGGAGGAAGGAGTTAGGCGGGAGATGGGTGCTTTGGGATAAGCACATTTTGTGGGCTTCACTAAAACCCTGCATAAGTTATGTTTGTCTGTGTATGCTCTATGAGGAGCTTTACCTAGCACAGCTTTCTTGCAGATACTTCTTTTCTCCAGCTGAGAAAAATAATTAACGTCTCATTTTAAAACCTCTTTATCATTAACAGAACTGGTGGACAAGTGTATAGGCTCTCGCATTCACATCGTGATGAAAAGTGACAAAGAAATTGTTGGTACCCTCCTAGGATTTGATGACTTCGTCAGTATCCTTTACAAAAAAGAATAAAATCCAGTAGCGCTTTATGATATTGTCTTCTCATGCTTTGAATGGTACCAGATTAAACTGACAGCAAGAGTAAGCAACTTTGATGGGCCTGGTGTCTTCTCTTTGCTAGAGCACAGATTTCGAGAAATAACTTCCAAAATTACTAGACAACTATGTCTTTAAAACTTTTTTGAAAAGTTAAATGATGTCAGAGATATTTAAGATGTAAATTACTGATCTTGGAGATTTGAAGGAGAGGCAATGTAATTCCTTTGTTAGACTAAGTTGTCATAATGTCAGGGTTCCCCGAAGGATTTTGGGAAACTGTTCTTTAGACAACCTTGATCTACAGTGTGATTTGTGCATTTAATTGTGACCGcctgtgtaaatgtgcttatggtcAGTATTTGAACTGGCACCTCAGAAGGGTGGGTGGTATTTATCTATGCTTCCAGCTGACAGATTGAGCCTTTGATGCCTTCACTTCCAGGATGTATATTTAATAGCCATTTTGCATACAATAGGCTATTTCTTGTGGTGGTCTGGAATATAAAAGcatcccttagaatcatagaataatagagttgggccatccagtccaaccctctgccatgcaggaaaaacacaccaAAGTACCCCTTACCTTATGATATTATTTATCTCCAATATCCACGGATTAGGTCaatgaaggaaaaatattttctcaAAAACCTTTTCCCCTTGACACAGGTTTCTAGACATGGTATTAGAAGATGTGACTGAATTGTAAGTATAGTTTCTTTCTGCCTCCTAATCACAGCACATCTGATGAGTAATTACTCCTTTTACTAACTTTTTTTATTCCTGTTCGCGTTTCCAAACTTGCTGTCTTGACCTCTTCTATACTCTTATTTACATTAATGACATTATATTCTGTTGGGCTCTAATTGCATGTTGTAATTGTGGACTGCTGTATACACTCTCAGAAAAGCAATGTGTGATGTGCAGTGTGTTTGTTCTCTCAGTGACAATCAGTACAGTCATGTGTCCTGGACTGATGCAGAGGCAcgaattgtcagggtattgtgtattgtgaaatgttaaaatcaatctgggttattagaaatgccttatgtgttagtttttcggcaaggcatttcagcagttatggagttaatgagagtctgctatgattgatgtatcacaggaccaatggggtcaagtttgttttgaccgggactttctttcttgttcctgtggaatgcagaggagtttcctaaGCAGTTGAgcagtgtgtgtgcatgcatgagtTCGCTTCGGCAACAGCACTCATGGAGGACTGATTTactctgtttgtatatagaaatgtaaataaaagtttattgccgttggatttccaaccgaaccctcatctgctggagtgtgtttgtccagtgctgtttttccacaccgggagacagtctggagagaaggaggtgaagaccgggatggtgaatttttggatttcactctgctacccatcatcccctgacaaaaTTTACTGTTTTTTCTAGTCCTGTATGACAAAATATTCCTAGAAAGTGATTCTGGGGAACTGTTATTTGCCAATTACATCATCTGCTGAGGTCCTCCAGAGGTTTTACTGGCTGCTCTTAACTTCCTCTCTTCTGTCTATGAGGACttagccagatgcttctctgatTTTCCCTGCTGTCCTCCAGGCATGAATGTCTAGGGAGGGTTTTTCACTGGCTCTACAAAGAGTGGCTTGAATTGCTTTGGAAGGAGAAACTGAATTCCACCTTCTGCAGCaactaaaaatacagtagagtctcacttatccaacactagctatgcccggacatgcgttgctgtggcgaagtatggtggtatgggaaataaattattgaggaattggtggtagttaaggtaaagggtaaaggttttcccctgacattaagttcagtcgtgtctgactctgcgggttggtggtcatctccatttctaagccaaagagctggcgttgtccgtagattcctccaaggtcatgtggcatgactgcatggagcgccgttaccttcccgccggagcagtacccattcatctactctcatttgcatgtttttgaagtttagggttggcagaagctggggctaacagtggggactAACTGTTAACAGCTCCTCCAATtgaaacctgtgacctttcggtccagaagttcagcagctcagcgctttaacacgctgtgctatcaggggatattatttcctaaaggttgtgaatatacaatatttttttgtctgttggaggcaagtatgaatgctgcaattagggaaaatgattagcatgtaatggccttgcagctttaaagcctggctgtttcctcattgagtgaattttttgttgggaggtgttagctggccctgattgtttcctatgtggaattcccctgttttcagagtgttgttctttatttagtgttctgattttagagattatatcgttctgttttatgataccacagtaatttttttatattccgattttagtgtttttgaatacttggagccagattgtattcattttcacggtacatagcaacacaataataataatagtaatgatagtaataataatgactttggtaatacacactgtttcactcccttctcagctttctttctggaagaatcctttcttgggaggtgttagctggccctgattgtttcctttgtggaattcccaatttccctgttttcagagtgttgctctttatttactgtcctggttttagagattatattgttctgcattattctaccaGAGTaagtatttcatattacagtagaatctcacttattgaacattcgcttatccaatgttctggattatccaatgcagtctgccttttagtagtcagtgtttttgtagtcagtgttttaaattcattgtgatatttttgtggtaaatttgtaaatatagtaattactacatagcattactgcacatggaactacttttctgtcaaatttgttgtataacatgatgttttggtgcttaatttacaaattaagcaccaaaacatcatgttcgacaacaaatttgtcagaaaaagtagttcagtacacagtaatgctatatagtaattactgtatttatgaatttagcaccaaaatatcacgatatattgaaagcattgactacaaaaatgcgttggataatccagaacgttggataagcgagtgttggataagtgagactctactgtaattactacatagcattactgcgcatggaactactttttctgtcaaatttgttgtataatatgatgttttggtgcttaatttgtataacgattacctaatttgatgtttaataggcttttcctgaatcccttcttattatccaacatattcacttatccaacattctgccgtcctgtttatattggataagtaagactctactgtatatttataatcttatattatctgcttagaactggattatatgaggccccttctacacagctggataaaatgtacactgaagtggattatattgcagcgtggagtcaagataatgcagttcaaagcagataatataagattctaaatgggttatatagctgtgtggaagggccttgagtctactctgccatataatccagttcaaatctgataatctgtattttataggcagtgtggaagaggcataagtgaggcctaactctgcctgtcccctgggctgagtgggttgctagtagaccaagtgggcaaagcttagccttctaactggcagcaattggataaaaccaattattcctctctctaattaggactttgtttttcttttctttttattgtatcaacctagaggcgtggatgaggggttgtgctgtcaattttcgaggttgtggggtgtttagttttgttgttttgtccgctgccgtttCCATCGCTCttttacaaataataaataatattttatttatttatgtgtgtgtgtgtgtgtgtgtgtgtatgatagaagataaacgggccggcagaacgttggataaacgaatatgttggataataaggagggattaaggaaaagcctattaaacatcaaattaggttatgattttacaaattaagcaccaaaacatcatgtttaactacaaatttgacagaaaaagtagttcaatacgcagtaatgctacatagtaattactgtatttatgaatttagtaccaaaacatcacaatgtattgaaaaaattgactacaaaaacattgactactaaaaggcagactgtgttggatagtccagaatgttggataagtgaatgttggataagtgagactctactgtagatgtataCAAGTGTAGAATTCACGCCTCTATGGCCCACTAAGGAATACCAGCCAGTGTCTGTTTTccattggggatgctttgaagagtgttcagaagCTGCAGCTGGATTGAAATGTGGCAGACAGTTTGTTCTCTGTTATATACTTTAAAGATCACAGAACAATTATATGGCCTTCCATGTGCTTCCATGTTCAGTCAAAGGTGCATGCTTTAACTTACAGTACTCTTAATAGTTGAGAAACTGCCTCCCTCCATACAAGACTGCGCAAAATGTGAAATCTTTAAAACGGGCTCTTCTTTTATGTCCCACATCTAGTTTCAgttgtggaattcccttccaAAGGAATTTTAATGTCTGTCACCTGACAGGTAGCATGCAGTCATTAAAACTAGGGTTGGCTTTTGCTATTGTTTTGGTAATATACATTGAAGaaaatttgattttaaatgtgTTACATTCTATTTTTTGGCCTCTTTTTATTCATTTTGTATTGCTTCAGTAGCCCTCATGGGCTGAGAAGCAATAAATTAAAAGTGTTGTTGTCTTTATTTTCATGAAAGCTAATTGTAAAccttttttctaattttaaaacaatgttcaATAGTGAGATCACACCTGAAGGACGACGAATTACAAAGTTAGATCAGATTTTGTTGAATGGAAATAACATAACAATGGTAAGTAATTTTTTGTATAGTTATTTCCTTCCTTAAATCCCTGCAATGAGACTAGGTTTTAATTAGTTAATTAGTAATTGATGTTTTGCTAGTTGTAAATCTCTCAGCTAATGCTTAAAAAACCTCTTGGAATCCTAAAGCTATttattaacattttaattttttggtgcTTATAATTTTTACCCCACCACCATTAAAATTATCATATTGCATAGTTTAAAAACAATTGGGATAAAGTAGGTTAATGGAATTGATCTCATTGGTGTCTCTTCAACCTACAGTTGGAGAGAGAAGAAAGGCCAGTTGACTCTTTTAACTCAGACTTTTAGAAAGGATATAGTAGTTGATGCACAGCTTTTACAAATGAAATTATTGCGGTGTTTGTCTTCTTGTATGATACaaagcctttttttcttttctttttaaatcccTACAGTTGGTTCCTGGAGGAGAAGGACCAGAAGTATAAATGAATTCATTGAAATTCACTGATAATTTTTGTTAAATATTCTGTATTAGTATCTGAATGAAACTTTACATATTGTTTTTCCATTTCAAGTTGATTTTTGAGTATAAAGTACAATTTCCATTTCAAGGAAGGTACATCATTGATGATAACTTTGTAAGTTAAAATCATGACTTTGctgtaaagaaaaaatattttgttgtacTGAGCAAGGCAATAAAGAGCTTTTTAAGTTGTTTTTTATATACATTTGATATGTGGTTAATGTGAACACTTGATGTCAGACAAAATTATAACATGTTTATAGTTCTTGTTCAGaataattttttcttttctttttataaaaaagTGGACTCACTGGTGCATTGACCAGTTAAGTTGTGATTCCCAGTGTGTGTTGGGGGTTATTTCTTTTATACTTGCCCCCatcctttttcctccttttcttacAATGTGCTCAAAACAGGGGCTATTACTATAAAATGTTCATTAAAATGCCATGTAGTTTATTTTTTTGTTGTGTCCCTTCATGTCATTCTGGAATTATGGTGACTTTAAGGTAACCCTATCACAtgattttcttgccaagatttactTAACTTCCTCATCCATAACTTAAATTCAAATTGATTTTGTTCAAAGCCACTTAAACATCATCCTTGATTtatgtttgggtgctgcatttggtggtccctatgtagacttgtccacagctgcatggtatacaagagggatcttctcacctctgcaggagtctaccgtataccatgcagctgtggacaagtctacatagggaccaccaaatgcagcattatccaaacacgaatcaaggaacatgaaaggcactgcagactaactcaaccagagaagtcagccataggagagcacttgataaaccaacctggacacagcatattatttgagaacacagaaatgctgggccactctaacaaccaccatgtcagagtacacagagaagccattgaaataatgacagtaaatatagaataacactcagaagacaggaattccagacaagaaacaatcagggccagttgacacctcccaacaaaggattcccaaaggcaggaagcaaccaggctttgaaaatgcaaggctattcaatgctaatcaagctagccaattgcaatattcacacttgcctctggcagacaagaggattttttttcgtgtcaggagcaactggagttgcttctggagtgagagaattggccgtctgcaaggacgttgcccagggggacgcctggatatttttatttttaaccatccttgtgggaggcttctctcatgtctccgcatggagctggagctgatagagggagctcatccgcgctctccccgggtgggatttgaacatggcagccttcaggtcagcaacacaaccttcaagtcacaaggcttttatcccctaggccactggaggctcctagacaagaggatggctgccatagatgtcggtgaaACGCCAGAagggaatgctactggaacatggtcatacagcccggaaaactcatagtaacccagtgattccatccatgaaagccttcgacaacacattaaaatttcatttttttttgtaattagaaaataaatatttcgCAACATGCTGTTTTAGTGATTAATCAttatgctttaattatgttcaatttgtaaaaatgaaaatacatcctgcatatcagatatttatattatgattcataacagtagcagaactgcagttatgaagtagcaacaaaaataaatgtttggctgggggtcaccacaacatgaggaactgtattaaagggttgtggcattaggaaggttgagaaccactgatgaaaACAAGGCCTTCAAGGACTGAACATATGACAAAGTGAATGGCATTTGCAGGCAAGTCATTGATCTCAGTTCAACGTATTAATATCAACATTTATTTCAAATGTTTATATTGCCTCTGAACTCGCAGAGGATCTTGAAGCAGTAAACAAAAGTCTCAAAAATCAAATTTTGAATCAGTTCAAGTAGTAAGTTGTAAACATTGAATCCCATGTAAAACATTGTTTTGGCAATTTTTCATGAGCTTAAAAAGTGAGCTCCACAATCAAGGTATTGCTGCAGGGAAAGCCCTGTTATGTACCCACCATCCTGACTGCATAAGATGTTGGGACATGCAACAGGGTTTTAAGACACAATACCTTAAATGATCCAGAGCGTAGTCACttaaagaacttcctgattcAGTGTTAACTCAGGATTTAACATCTGCTGGTGGTGCCATGAAGGAGGGTGCATAGTTTGGCTATTGCATGTGGTACCTATTTTTCAGTGGTGCCATCTTGGTTTTAGAATCTTTTTCTATTAGTGATTACTTTAAAGTACCAATTAAAATAGCTATTTATGCAAACTTTGGAGGAGTAATGGTTAATTTGTCTGATTGCTGCTATATATCTTCCTTTTATGGCACTTTAGCAAATGTTTGTCATCAATGATAATAAAAAGTTGTAATTTAAATTATGTAATTTTGTGGTGTTTAAActactcttttttgttttttaaaggcaaTAAGAGATTGTTTTTGTAGGCTTTTAAATGCAAGACTGAATTTTCATGATTAAATCAATTggataaataaaatgaacattgaGCATTCTTACATAATACTGCTTTAATGACTTCTCAAAATCTTGGCATTAAAAGCCCACTAGAGGGAGACTATCTGAGCTTAAAGTGATAACTGATAAAACTAAAAGAATAATACAGGGTGATATCCAttacccaaaatgcttgggatcagaagcatCTTGGATTCCAGGattgggattttaaaattttggaataagtgtatttgcatatatggacataatgagatatctcagAGATGGGACCCATAGCCTAAACATAATTTCAGATAACATTTTTtaccaatattttaataattttgtggatGAATTCGTTTTCCTATTTCCTTCATATCTTATTTTAGAATTTAATTATTTTACAGATGACTTTTTATatgcttactagctgtgcccggccatgcgttgctgtggcgttgtctggaagaggcctaagtgaggcctaactgtgcctgtcccctgggctgagtaggttgctaggagaccaagtgggcggaacttggccttgtaactggcagcaattggataaaaacaattatccctctctctctaattaggactttatttttcttttctttttcttgtggatgatgggttgtgttgtcaaatttcgaggttggggggcctgtagttttgttgttttgtctgctgccctgatgccatcactcttttatatatatagattgagaaaaataaatgagcagggagaatgaagaaacagaggGAACAATGTTGGGTTGGACATAGGTAATACTTTCTCTGAACTGGGGCACTTTGTAAATAGACTTATGTAATTGATAAGAACAAAAGGGGAGAAAATTTAAATTCTGAAATCTACACTTTGTAGTTATCTTGTATGAATTTATACTTTCTCTGCATTAAATTTAAGTTTTTCTAAAACTTACGTAGATTTTCTTAATTTAttcagtaaatgttttctctaatg
This sequence is a window from Anolis carolinensis isolate JA03-04 chromosome 6, rAnoCar3.1.pri, whole genome shotgun sequence. Protein-coding genes within it:
- the lsm5 gene encoding U6 snRNA-associated Sm-like protein LSm5 isoform X1 translates to MAANATTNPSQLLPLELVDKCIGSRIHIVMKSDKEIVGTLLGFDDFVNMVLEDVTEFEITPEGRRITKLDQILLNGNNITMLVPGGEGPEV
- the lsm5 gene encoding U6 snRNA-associated Sm-like protein LSm5 isoform X2; the protein is MKSDKEIVGTLLGFDDFVNMVLEDVTEFEITPEGRRITKLDQILLNGNNITMLVPGGEGPEV